The proteins below are encoded in one region of Coffea arabica cultivar ET-39 chromosome 4c, Coffea Arabica ET-39 HiFi, whole genome shotgun sequence:
- the LOC113714157 gene encoding UDP-glycosyltransferase 90A1-like — protein sequence MVAISSPHFVIFPFMAKGHTIPLLYLARLLWQRHVSVTIFTTPANSLSIRATLHDTSISIIELTFPESIDGIPSGVESTDKLPSMSLFIDFATATKLMQPQFEQALEGLQPVSCIVSDHFMGWTQDSAAKLGIPRIGFSGMSCFGMTMYETLGRQKPHALTSSLDEPFSIPNFPKLTLTRSDFDPPFDQLEPKGPWVNFIIEQTIALANSYGLIVNSFYELESSYMDYWNRCIGPKSWCLGPFCIAKAKTVEDESTKPKWKQWLDDKAMIGESVLYVAFGTQAEVSEEQILEIAKGLEQSYVNFLWVIRPKAMEILKGFEERVKDRGLMVKEWVDQMEILQHKSVKGFLSHCGWNSVTEAICAGVPILAMPFMAEQYLNARLVAEEISVGLRIRPSNGSVRGFVKSEEVEERVREMIEGRKGEEIRKKTKKVGEAAVNAMREGGSSWKTLDQLIIDVSNYEAIS from the coding sequence TCTCTCGATCCGAGCTACTCTCCATGATACTTCTATCTCCATTATCGAACTAACCTTCCCAGAAAGCATTGATGGAATCCCATCAGGAGTTGAAAGTACTGATAAACTTCCATCTATGTCATTGTTTATTGACTTTGCAACTGCAACAAAACTCATGCAGCCACAATTTGAACAAGCACTTGAGGGTCTCCAACCCGTCAGCTGTATCGTCTCTGATCACTTTATGGGATGGACTCAAGATTCTGCTGCAAAGCTGGGAATTCCTAGAATAGGTTTCTCTGGAATGAGCTGCTTTGGAATGACCATGTATGAAACACTTGGTAGACAGAAGCCACATGCTCTCACATCTTCACTTGATGAGCCCTTTTCGATTCCAAACTTCCCTAAATTGACCTTAACAAGGAGTGATTTTGATCCACCATTCGATCAACTCGAACCAAAAGGTCCATGGGTCAATTTCATCATTGAGCAGACAATCGCACTCGCAAACAGCTATGGTTTAATTGTCAACAGCTTCTATGAGCTCGAATCTTCTTACATGGATTACTGGAATCGATGTATAGGACCTAAATCGTGGTGTCTTGGCCCTTTTTGCATTGCGAAAGCAAAGACGGTAGAAGACGAATCTACCAAGCCAAAGTGGAAGCAGTGGCTCGATGACAAAGCCATGATTGGAGAATCAGTTCTCTACGTAGCATTTGGCACTCAAGCAGAAGTATCAGAAGAGCAGATTCTTGAAATAGCCAAGGGCTTAGAGCAATCTTATGTGAACTTCTTGTGGGTGATAAGACCAAAAGCCATGGAGATACTGAAAGGATTTGAAGAGAGGGTAAAAGATAGAGGGTTGATGGTGAAAGAGTGGGTTGATCAAATGGAGATACTTCAGCACAAGAGTGTAAAAGGATTCTTGAGTCATTGTGGATGGAATTCGGTCACCGAAGCCATATGTGCTGGAGTTCCCATTTTGGCAATGCCATTCATGGCTGAGCAATACCTGAATGCGAGACTTGTTGCTGAGGAGATCAGTGTTGGGCTGAGAATTAGGCCGAGCAACGGATCAGTAAGGGGCTTTGTGAAATCTGAGGAAGTGGAGGAGAGGGTTAGAGAAATGATCGAAGGTAGAAAAGGCGAGGAGATAAGGAAGAAGACGAAGAAGGTTGGAGAAGCTGCAGTCAATGCAATGAGAGAAGGTGGTTCCTCATGGAAAACTTTAGATCAACTCATCATTGATGTGAGTAACTATGAAGCAATTAGCTAG